From Drosophila santomea strain STO CAGO 1482 chromosome 2R, Prin_Dsan_1.1, whole genome shotgun sequence:
CTGAGGAATCGCAGACGGCACATTAAATAGGAAGATATTTCCAATTGGTATACCTTTTTATGATATATCGTTCAGCATTTGCTGTAGATAATTCGaagtaaaaaattatttgtagaggagaacttttaattaatactTTAAAATCGAATTAATTCTTTCCGAAAGTCTGGCCATTCTGCAAGCCCTAAGAAAAGGTTCTTATATTTTGATGACATTCTTAGCCAGGCGCGTTTCGTGCATTACTGCAAAAAAATGGAACCGTAAGAACGAGTTAACCTACTTTCAGGTTGCAGGTGTGTGTTTCCACGGGCATTAGTGCTTGTGCGGGGTGCATACAGTTgcatgtaaacaaacaaacagaggCACAAACACCAATGCAAAGGCGAACACATGCAAGAAATTTGATTCAATTGCATGTTGCACCCCCAACAAAAACTGCCAAACAAACATGGatactcacccacacacacacacacacacgcacacacacaaccgTATACACCCGACTGCACACAAGTGCAACTACAACAATCCTCGCATAAATACTGTGGAggtcaaaataataataataagttgAGCAATGGCAATTTTCAAGTATTTAGCATAATCctttataaatatatgcagTTTTTTTAACTCCAACAAAAGTAATATCATTATATAGTTCTATATAAAAACGATCTAGAAATTGAAGATAAATGACATTTTAAAGTGcacttattttatattttatatttttttaactatttatttgatttaaaaaataaatttcggAAATTAACGTGAATTTTGTAAGTTTAAATTAGGCTGTTGCATATccataaatatatactttttaaattacttcTTTTTTGGACACATTTGTTGAGGTGGCGAGAGGCGGAGGACAGTTAAACAGCTTTTAAGCGCAAACAAAACCCACAAACGGAAGGGTGTAGAAGTCGAAAAGGGGAAGAGGGGTGAAGGGGTAAAGGGGGAAAAGGGTGCCTTGGGGTCACCGCAGGCGAGTGCAGTGCCCTCAATTAGAAGGCGCTCAAGGACACCGCCAGCGACAACACGAATGGCAACGACAGCTGCTCGCTAAGTTCGCCTTTAATTGCTGACAacacggcgtatacgtaatgccGACCTGCATTTTCCTCAGTAAAATATTGTGCTGTGCCTTCCTAAACATTAAGTTTGGACTTCTATGGCTGCACCCCTGCCCTTTGAACTGTTTCTGAAGCAGTTCGTGCTTGGCCTTCTCCAAAAACGGAtgagaaatgcaaaaattgagGGTGAATGGGGTTCCAAGTAGTTGGCGTTGCCTTGGCTGGCATCCTTTGGTATCCACAGCAACGTCTTCAGACTCAAGTTACTGccgcaaacaaaaacagaaccaAAAGAAAGTTAGGACGTAGCGAAAGCGTATTGGCTTTTAGTAATGCCCCATGATAGGCCAACAAATAAGTGAGGATCATAATTAGCGTATAAGTATAACTTTTTTAGCTCAAACCGCATAAAGAAGTATTTATGcatgcttttttttattgctgaGTGCAGCTCAAATAGTATACAAACTTTAGACAacttaagaaatatttatcaGCTAATTTAATCGCAATAGTAAGTTGCTCTGCTTTATGGAGAGCTCTTAGGCTCCTTCATGTATCCTCCACTGCTTTGGCTTCTGCTGATGATGTTGTTGCAATTATTGTTGCGGTTCGTCCTCGACGTTGTCTTTGCCTGCGGAATATCCAAGGACACGcactgtgtgtgtggagcCACAAGTCGTTGGCGTTTGTTGCCCGCCACAAGGACACTTGAGGCATGCATGCCAGATTTGTGCCACCCACTCCCGCCTCTCGTCCTGCCGTCGGTGCTCCAGCAGCCGCCCAAGGATCGGTGGCCGGATGTTGGAGCAGCCTTCGCCGGAGGTGAAGCGACAAACCTGAACCTGAATTTCTCCTCGAACCGCAACCATCCCGCATGCTCACTTACACAGAACGAAATGGGGGCCTGTGGAGACTCGATTTATTCTGAGTTCCGGTTATGGCCATACTTTCGCATATCAACACAGCTTTGGCTTTCTTCAGATtggtaaaaaattaaaatttaggACATAATTCATCTGCTTAAGTATCTTCCCATTTCGTTCGGTGCATTTCTCTGTATCTATCTCACTCTCCGAGAGcttgtgtgggtgggtggcttCATGTTTTGTGGCTGCTTGTTTGGTCAGCCATGAAGGTAACAACAAACGCTGCAGACCCGCccacacaccacccactccaGCCCCCGCTCACCTTAACCCCCTCGTTGTTGTTACTTGCAATCTTGACATTTAATTATCCGCCGTTGGCTGCAGCTCCCACTGAGCCTGCCGAGGATTCTGTGTGTCAAGGTTCTCGGTTTGTTTTCGGCGGCTGGCGGGACACGCATCTGGTGAGGTGATCTGTTGCCAAGGTTGAAATTCAAGAATGGAAATCGACAAAATGTTCAAGGCGGAATTCATCAATTTGCGATACTTTCGAGAGTGGATACATACAAAATGTAATAAAGAAAATGGGGTTTTAAAGTTGTTCGTAGTGATACAAATATTACACATAACACAAGTTTAGTTATAATTGCTATGCGTTTTTCGCACCTCTTTAATGTTaactttttagttttaattaaagcatttGTACTAACTAACTAACAAATGGTTAACCGCTTGCTTTCTATATTACCCTTCCAGTTGTCGAAATGGAGCGATGCGAAAGCCGGCGAAGAAGGAGAAGGTGAGCTATTAGTCCTGAAGACATATAGTGCGCATATCaacattaagtatacgcaacGTAGTTGGCAAATCCTGAAGACATATAGTGCGCATATCaacattaagtatacgcaacGTAGTTGGCACTAAAACGCAGACAATGACTTCTTATTGCAGTCGTAATATGGGGGAATCTGTTAGATAAGTTAAATTTATCGCGTCATAAATAATCACCAGCAGATTTGTGGAAGCATAAACCTAAATTTCAACTAAACACCATTCTATATAAAAATGGGCACTAAGTTGCTCGTTATCTATTAGTTTGTATAAGGTTTGAGTAGCTTCACTCGGTGAAGTAAGCATTGTAACTTATTTAGCTCCTAATAGATGCacgtaaataataaatggaGACCTAAACAGCTGCAGTTTCAGCCGGAATTTAAATTGCACATGCAGGTGTATGATGTCTGACTTTTCAGGTCAATCAATAGCATTCCGATAGGTCCCGCCTGTGATTAGTGTGTCAGCCGTGAAAACGATTTTTTCTGGGTGTGTGCGAGTGCTTGCCcgcatgtgtgagtgtgtgtgtgtgtgtgtgcggcacAGTCGACGCCAATTTTCTTGGATTGCAATATGGTTTACCTGTGCTTTCGACCTACGACAACATAAATGAAAGTTGCCCAGGTTAAGTCTGCGCAGACTCACACAAAGGCACTCAAAGGAATACGCTAATATAAAAGTCTGCATGTGTGCATGTCTGCATGTCCTAGTTGTGTAAGTGTGTCTGTGTTGTCGGTGCAATCAATGAAAGTTCAACGCTCGTGGAAGGAAAAATGCGACTTTGCCTTGTCTGAATCACCAGATATTCGAACAAAGTAACCACTTAATCGTAACTTACAAGTGTTAAATAAACTTTGTCCTAAACTTTAGTCCTAAAACATATTAGAATTAGGagaataatttatatatttaatgcaaGCTATGTTTATAACGTTCGAGGGATAAAGTAGTTTCACACTAAATACATGACATCAATATTAGTTtgtgtagcatacttttctAGCTAAAAAAGGTTATTTTTGTTAAGAATTGTATGCATTACTCATTAAAGGCATAAGGGAATATTATTTCTaatgtattaaaaatttaaaaacactAAATGGACCTGCTGCTAGGTGAAGTTTGAGGGCGATATAGAAAACATTCGCATTGGCACTTGCATAgctttattttcattcattttgcTGAGTAACGCGTATCAAATAGTCGATAAGCCCGACTATcacatttattattataatttgtgGGTAGTTTGACCCTATTCGAGATGTATGAACaattgtttacaatttttagGGCGCATTTCAGCTTAGAGTTTGTTTGGCTGCCGATGCGCCCAATGTCgtttgaaatgaaatgccaaAAAGTGACAACACTTctaccacacacacacacacatgtattTAATACTataaaaggaaaaggaaaaacaaaaatggcaGGCAATAGCTGACCCAGATTTCTGATGCCACCCCGCAAGCCACCATATATCGCGTATACGCCAcgtgtttgtgtttgctttacGGGTTTGCTCttctttttcgctttttgtgcTTGCATTTTCCGATTGAATgtgattattttatttcccaGCCATGATAACGATAACGATTATATCCCAAGGCCATATTAAATCagagcaaatattttttaatggcaaTTTGATGATTTGCAGGAGCTTTTGCCTTGAACAACACCTaagtgtttgtgtgcgtgtagGTCCTATTCAAGGTTAAACTGGGTTGAACATAACCGGATTATCTTTAGTAGACATCTGTATAAACATCTAACAAGAAGCCTTGTGGTTTCCAATGAATCTTTAATTTTAACTCATATTggtgtaatatttttatatagaGTGCCTATAGTAGTtttacgtatgtatatattttaaacacaTTTGTAATActgtttaaaatataatttagaCGACGGAAAAAAGCTTCACTTTGTGAGTCCCGCGCGCCGGAAATCGGTGCTGGCCCCAATCCTCAATAAGATCAAGAATGGCGCGGATGCGGCGGACAGTGCCGAGAAGAAACTGGGCAGCGAGAGCAGCGGCAGTGGCCACATAGCGGTTCAGATTGAGCCCGCCAGAAGGGTCAAGGTGGGTTTAGCACAGGATAGCCCGATGATTAGTCCAAGTATTAACTGAACTAACTGACTGACGCTAATCCTCTAGCGGCACAGCATCCACGGCATGATGGAGGAGGAGAACACGATCCGGCCGCATCAGGAGATTCGGCAGCTGACGCTGGAGGAGAAGAAGTTCCTGCTGGCCGTGGAGAGGGGCGATATGGCCGGCACTCGCAGGATGCTGCAGAAGGCCCAGGACACGGAGTACATCAATGTGAACTGCGTGGACCCACTGGGACGAACAGCCCTGCTGATGGCCATCGACAATGAGAATCTGGAAATGGTGGAGCTGCTGATCAACTACAATGTGGACACCAAGGATGCCCTGCTGCATTCCATCTCCGAGGAGTTCGTTGAGGCTGTGGAGGTGCTGCTGGACCACGAAAACGTCACCTTTCACAGCGAGGGCAATCACGTAAGTCTGTTTTGCGCTTTTAATTCATGACTCCAGCCAATATATTTTCACCCCAAGAGTTGGGAGTCCGCCTCAGAGGACACATCGACCTTCACGCCGGACATTACGCCCCTGATCCTGGCGGCTCACCGCGACAACTATGAGATCATCAAGATCCTCTTGGATCGGGGTGCCGTGCTGCCCATGCCCCATGACGTGCGATGTGGCTGTGATGAGTGCGTTCAGTCGCGGCAGGAGGACTCCCTCAGGCACTCGAGATCGCGCATCAACGCGTATCGGGCCCTGGCCAGTCCCAGTTTGATAGCACTCTCCTCCAAGGACCCCATCCTCACGGCCTTCGAGCTGTCCTGGGAGCTGCGCCGGCTCAGCTTTCTCGAGCACGAATTTAAGGTGGGTCATGGCACCATGGCTCCTGAATAACACATATTACATTCTCCATTGCCCCGCAGAACGAGTACCAGGAGCTGCGCAAGCAGTGCCAGGACTTCGCCACCGCCCTGCTGGACCACACTCGCACCTCCCACGAGCTGGAGATTCTGCTTAACCACGATCCCACCGGTCCGGTTTACGAGCACGGCGAACGGATGCATTTAAACCGCCTGAAGCTGGCCATTAAGCTGCGCCAGAAAAAGGTGGGTGCACCGTATACTGGTCCAAAAACTACATAAATAGGGTTAACCCATTTAGTTCGTCGCTCACTCGAATGTTCAACAATTGCTGGCAAGCATTTGGTACGAAGGATTGCCCGGATTCCGGAGGAAGAACATGGCACTGCAGGCTGTGGACATCATCAGGATCGGCATCATGTTCCCCATCTTCTCGCTGGCCTACATCCTGGCACCCTACTCCAGCATTGGCCAAACAATGCGGAAACCTTTCATCAAGTTCATATGCCACAGCGCCTCGTACTTCACCTTCCTGTGTAAGCACACCTTAAACAAATTTAGTTAATACAATCATTTCACGGGGTTGAATGTAACTAACTTTTGATTTCACTCGATTTTCCCAGTTCTTTTGATGTTGGCTTCTCAGCGGATTGAGACCTTCATTGGAGGCTGGTTCTTTGCTGATTCCTCAGGAATGCTCAACACGATGGAGGAGCTGCCCACGAAGCGAGGTGCCAAGCCCACCTTCATTGAGTGGCTAATCCTGGCCTGGGTGAGCGGACTCATTTGGAGCGAGGTGAAGCAACTGTGGGACGTTGGTCTGCAGGAGTACCTAAACGACATGTGGAATGTGATTGACTTTGTGACGAACTCCTTATACGTGGCCACAGTGGCTTTGCGGGTTGTGTCCTTTTTCCAGGTAAACTTCGAGCGTTAAATGCATTGAATTCCATTCTAATTAGTTAAAACGTATGTCGCTAGGTCCAAAAGGAGATGATTTACAACTCGCATGCCACGGATCTGCCGAGGGAGCGGTGGGACGCCTGGGACCCGATGCTGATATCGGAGGGTCTATTCAGTGCAGCGAACATTTTCAGTAGCCTCAAGCTGGTTTATATATTCTCGGTGAATCCGCATCTGGGGCCACTGCAGGTGTCGCTGTCCCGGATGGTGATGGACATCATGAAGTTCTTCTTTTTATATGTCCTGGTCCTCTTCGCATTTGGCAGTGGTCTCAACCAGTTACTGTGGTGAGCATATACAAAAACACTTTCTTAAGAAAGCTATCACTAGGCAAGACGAGGCAaatgatcctgatcaagaatatacattttaatttgtaaataataacCATTCCTATTTCATCTCAATAATTTGAGATTAAGTTTCGTATAATCCTTAGATtcaattttaacatttttaggTACTACGCCGATCTCGAGAAGAAACGCTGTCCTGAAGTTTCGCCCATGAGTGCTCTTCTGAACATGAATGGAACCAATGATCCGAATGCTTGCATTGTGTGGCGCCGATTCTCCAAGTAACTAATAAAACTAACAACCTACAAGTACTAGAGTTCTAATGAAATACTTTCCTTTTCTACTTTAGCTTATTCGAAACCACACAAACCCTCTTCTGGGCTGTCTTCGGCCTGATAGATTTGGACAGCTTTGAGTTGGATGGGATCAAGATCTTTACCAGGTTCTGGGGCATGCTGATGTTTGGAACTTACTCGGTTATAAATATTGTGGTGCTGCTTAACCTTCTCATTGCCATGATGAATCATTCGTATCAACTTATTTCGGTGGGATATTTTACTAATTAATCCATCAAAAATGATCATCTGATGTAcgcttttgatttttaaagGAACGCGCTGATGTGGAGTGGAAGTTTGCTCGCTCGAAACTCTGGATAAGCTACTTTGAGGAGGGCGGAACCTGTCCACCGCCTTTCAACATTATACCCACTCCAAAGTCCATTTGGTACGCCATTAAGTGGATGCGTCGCGTCTTCTGCAGCGGATCCTCTGCCGCTCGACGGGAACACCTAAAGACAATACGAGTAAGTGAACATATTAGTCATATATCTTTCTTCTCTCATATATCTTGAGTCTCCTGCAGCGAAAGGCGCAGCAGGCTAGCGATCGGGACTTTAAGTACCAGCAGATAATGCGCAATTTGGTTAGAAGGTATGTAACTGTGGAGCAGCGGAAGGCTGAGTCCCAGGGAGTCACCGAGGACGACGTGAACGAGATCAAGCAGGATATATCCGCCTTCCGGTGCGAGCTGGTGGAAATACTCAAGAACAGCGGAATGGATACGAATGTGACGGCGGGTCATGGAGGTGGTAAGCTCACAGAATCTCTGGAAGATTGCTAACAACCCTCTATTTAAATGGGTTTTCTTTCGGCCCACAGGAGGTGGTGGCAAGAAAAA
This genomic window contains:
- the LOC120446638 gene encoding transient receptor potential-gamma protein, with the translated sequence MMEEENTIRPHQEIRQLTLEEKKFLLAVERGDMAGTRRMLQKAQDTEYINVNCVDPLGRTALLMAIDNENLEMVELLINYNVDTKDALLHSISEEFVEAVEVLLDHENVTFHSEGNHSWESASEDTSTFTPDITPLILAAHRDNYEIIKILLDRGAVLPMPHDVRCGCDECVQSRQEDSLRHSRSRINAYRALASPSLIALSSKDPILTAFELSWELRRLSFLEHEFKNEYQELRKQCQDFATALLDHTRTSHELEILLNHDPTGPVYEHGERMHLNRLKLAIKLRQKKFVAHSNVQQLLASIWYEGLPGFRRKNMALQAVDIIRIGIMFPIFSLAYILAPYSSIGQTMRKPFIKFICHSASYFTFLFLLMLASQRIETFIGGWFFADSSGMLNTMEELPTKRGAKPTFIEWLILAWVSGLIWSEVKQLWDVGLQEYLNDMWNVIDFVTNSLYVATVALRVVSFFQVQKEMIYNSHATDLPRERWDAWDPMLISEGLFSAANIFSSLKLVYIFSVNPHLGPLQVSLSRMVMDIMKFFFLYVLVLFAFGSGLNQLLWYYADLEKKRCPEVSPMSALLNMNGTNDPNACIVWRRFSNLFETTQTLFWAVFGLIDLDSFELDGIKIFTRFWGMLMFGTYSVINIVVLLNLLIAMMNHSYQLISERADVEWKFARSKLWISYFEEGGTCPPPFNIIPTPKSIWYAIKWMRRVFCSGSSAARREHLKTIRRKAQQASDRDFKYQQIMRNLVRRYVTVEQRKAESQGVTEDDVNEIKQDISAFRCELVEILKNSGMDTNVTAGHGGGGGGKKNRQKERRLMKGFNIAPPGSTGSLAPVAEFSTSLDNYDNQHEILSSTLSTLFTPNFMHKRQQSQAGGSESPTTPTAPQGTQGAATTATSQVTKYNKSALKPYNKRIAGHKKRWGTLIEAAKVGNVSKMLGRSKSEDSVCNSSHTSTPVHGQMRVTYAQNSPQQGYGYHGETSSTATSTPTPTISVVSNSPAAHSGVGSHFFHTTSGLTAIAALKRKRKKFSSSKNICPVTESVAAANAAEILNDKTLKRVSSYPAAEAGVQHNPAQLVKPRRHEQTQSQHDSVETNSTFTLSIDPSNTSVNSREPLISTSCVSTTGAIG